From the Manis javanica isolate MJ-LG chromosome 11, MJ_LKY, whole genome shotgun sequence genome, one window contains:
- the LOC140844194 gene encoding olfactory receptor 52B4-like, which yields MTTLNHTGVSLTVFLLLGIPGLENQHLWISIPFLISYVITLLGNSLLICIILTKRSLHEPMYLFLCMLAGADIVLSTCTVPQALAIFWFRAGEISLGRCITQLFFIHSTFISESGILLVMAFDRYIAICYPLRYTTILTHRLIGEIGLIVLLRSYSTIFPIIFLLKRLTFCKSNILPRPACEHIVLARVSCDDIRVNIWYGFFVLLSTVVLDVVLIFFSYVLILRAVFRIPSQDARHKALNTCGSHVCVIILFYGPGIFTTLTQRFGHNIASHIHVLLASVCILAPPMLNPIIYGIKSKQIRDQVVLVLFTKWK from the coding sequence ATGACTACCTTAAACCACACGGGTGTTAGCCTCACAGTCTTCCTCTTGCTGGGCATCCCTGGCCTTGAGAACCAGCACCTGTGGATTTCCatccccttcctcatttcctATGTCATCACCCTGCTTGGGAACAGCCTGCTCATCTGCATCATCCTCACAAAGCGCAGCCTCCATGAGCCCATGTACCTCTTCCTCTGCATGCTGGCCGGAGCAGACATTGTCCTTTCCACGTGCACAGTGCCTCAGGCCCTGGCCATCTTCTGGTTCCGTGCTGGGGAGATCTCCCTGGGTCGCTGCATCACTCAGCTCTTCTTCATCCACTCCACCTTCATCTCTGAGTCAGGGATCTTGCTGGTGATGGCGTTTGACCGCTACATTGCCATATGCTACCCACTGAGATACACCACTATCCTTACACATAGACTGATTGGGGAAATTGGACTGATTGTCCTTTTAAGAAGTTATAGTACAATTTTCCCCATCATATTTCTTCTGAAAAGATTGACTTTCTGCAAAAGTAACATTCTTCCACGCCCTGCTTGTGAGCACATTGTCTTGGCCCGTGTTTCCTGTGATGACATTAGAGTAAATATCTGGTATGGCTTTTTTGTCTTATTGTCAACAGTGGTCTTAGATGTtgtgctaatttttttttcctatgtgctGATTCTCCGGGCTGTCTTCCGCATCCCATCCCAAGATGCTCGTCACAAAGCTCTCAACACATGCGGCTCCCATGTCTGTGTCATCATCCTCTTTTATGGGCCTGGGATCTTTACTACCCTTACTCAGAGGTTTGGACACAACATTGCATCCCATATCCACGTACTGCTAGCCAGTGTCTGCATTCTGGCCCCTCCTATGCTGAACCCCATCATTTATGGGATCAAGAGCAAACAGATTCGGGATCAAGTGGTTCTAGTGTTGTTTACAAAGTGGAAATAA